Proteins from a single region of Theileria parva strain Muguga chromosome 1, complete sequence, whole genome shotgun sequence:
- a CDS encoding ATPase family associated with various cellular activities (AAA) family protein, with protein MSVKILENRLKTILEKRGLLWPPESFSKFHITCCKIEGEECEVVLIDDILEDLRESFYDYKRQKINILKNIINSILNQTIPDANMKKKRNINEDKANLGLSMDLDEPIINLNNTLTNNYKLTNTNTINNNKINGINGINPVNNPSNDKQNDLDEEELDYKFIPELDVKTKLKDVGGIDKIKGEIEDLVINPLKYPQLYKHLGVQPTKGVLLHGPPGSGKTKLAEAIAGEIGCPFFRVAATEIVTGMSGESENRLRSLFEQAKACAPSIIFLDELDSITPKRENTFREMEKRIVSQLGICMDSLQNHFVIVIGATNRQEYVDSMIRRNGRFDREISMGIPNQESRYDILQALSVNIKIADDVDFEEIANLTPGFVGADLQAVLRESAIHSISRLFKSYSIANTDMNDLMKNLYINREDFLIGINKVQPSSKREGFITIPDVTWSKIGALSFLKSELEKQIVFPIKYKKLYQRFGIGISAGILLYGPPGCGKTLLAKAISNECNANFISIKGPEILNKYVGESEKAIRLIFQRAATSSPCIIFFDEVDSLCSIRNDSNQVYERIVNQLLTEMDGIQNREYVYIIAATNRPDIIDPAILRPGRLEKLFYVPLPDEDDRVDILLKLTSDVPVDPLVNFKIIAQRTNGFSGADLASLCREASIIAIDEIRMSMSESSVSDYKLSAPENSVLKMEHFQKALLKVKPSVKQQQIDFYHNFRLKYS; from the exons TATAAAAGACaaaaaatcaatattttaaaaaatataatcaaCTCAATTCTCAATCAAACGATTCCAga tgCAAATATGAAGAAGAAAAGGAATATTAATGAAGATAAAGCAAATTTAGGGTTGAGTATGGATTTGGATGAGCCAATTATTAATCTCAATAATACcttaacaaataattataaacttACAAATACCAATAccattaataataataagatTAATGGAATTAATGGTATAAATCCTGTAAATAATCCTAGTAATGATAAACAAAATGATTTGGATGAGGAAGAATTAGATTATAAATTCATACCAGAATTGGATGTTAAAACGAAATTGAAAGATGTTGGTGGCATAGATAAGATAAAAGGTGAAATTGAAGATTTAGTTATAAACCCTTTAAAGTATCCTCAATTATATAAGCATTTGGGGGTTCAACCTACCAAAGGCGTCTTGTTACATGGCCCACCGGGTTCTGGAAAAACTAAATTAGCGGAAGCTATTGCAG GAGAGATCGGATGTCCATTTTTTCGAGTTGCAGCTACTGAGATAGTGACAGGGATGTCGGGAGAATCTGAGAACAGACTTCGAAGTCTATTTGAACAGGCCAAAGCCTGTGCTCCAAGCATTATTTTCCTTGATGAGCTCGACTCAATTACTCCAAAAAGGGAAAATACGTTTAGAGAAATGGAAAAACGAATTGTTTCACAATTAGGAATTTGTATGGACTCACTTCAAAATCATTTTGTTATTG TGATTGGAGCTACGAATAGGCAAGAATATGTTGATTCGATGATTAGACGTAATGGTCGTTTTGATAGGGAAATATCAATGGGAATACCAAATCAAGAATCTAGATATGATATACTACAG GCGTTATCCGTGAATATAAAGATTGCTGATGATGTTGATTTTGAAGAAATTGCTAATTTAACCCCTGGATTTGTTGGTGCTGATCTTCAAGCAGTTCTCAGAGAATCCGCCATCCACTCCATATCAAGATTATTCAAATCCTACTCCATTGCCAATACT gATATGAATGATTTGATGAAGAATTTGTACATAAATAGGGAGGATTTTTTAATTGGGATTAATAAGGTCCAGCCAAGTTCTAAACGTGAAGGTTTTATTACCATCCCGGATGTTACCTGGTCTAAAATTGGGGCTCTTTCATTTCTCAAGTCTGAATTAGAAAAACAAATCGTTTTCCCAAttaaatacaaaaaattatatcaaCGTTTCGGTATTGGCATTTCTGCTGGAATCTTGCTATACGGTCCTCCAG gATGTGGTAAGACGTTATTGGCAAAAGCTATCTCCAACGAATGTAACGCCAATTTTATCTCAATTAAAG gGCCTGAaatattgaataaatatgttGGGGAGAGTGAAAAGGCTATTAGATTAATATTTCAAAGAGCTGCCACGAGTTCCCcttgtattatattttttgaCGAAGTCGATTCTCTTTGCTCCATCAGAAATGATTCTAATCAAGTTTATGAACGAATTGTTAATCAGTTATTAACAGAAATGGACGGGATACAG aaTAGAGAATATGTATACATAATTGCCGCTACTAATCGACCTGATATCATCGATCCCGCAATACTAAGGCCAG GTCGATTGGAGaagttattttatgttCCCTTACCCGATGAAGATGATCGCGTGGatattttacttaaattaACATCTGACGTTCCTGTTGATCCCttggttaattttaaaattatagcGCAACGAACTAACGG GTTTAGTGGAGCGGATTTGGCGAGTTTGTGTAGAGAAGCAAGTATAATAGCAATTGACGAGATAAGAATGAGTATGAGTGAGAGTTCAGTATCCGATTATAAACTGAGTGCCCCAGAAAACTCAGTGTTGAAGATGGAACACTTTCAAAAGGCTCTTCTCAAAGTTAAACCCTCGGTCAAACAACAACAAATCGATTTCTACCACAATTTCAGACTTAAATATTCTTAG